In a single window of the Acidobacteriota bacterium genome:
- a CDS encoding NAD(P)/FAD-dependent oxidoreductase, producing MTQVYDAIIIGGGAAGLFCAIAAGRCGRRVVVIEHNAEVGRKIMISGGGRCNFTNREVSAENFVSRNPHFCRSALAGFSSDDFVSLVKDHRIAFYEKKLGQLFCRESSRQIVDMLLAECRDARVRVETSCSVISVSRNGDGEFEAVTSKGVFRAPKLVIACGGLSFPKIGATGFGYDVARQFGLSIEETRPSLVALVAQKKADARLAGISVHAAVSAGGVTFRENILFTHRGLSGPAILQASNYWDPSKPIAIDLLPEGDIVELLGEAGNAKKTASNFLAKFFPERLADTLLPQNIAAKRIAELSKADIETIRKNIHDRHILFSSTEGYGRAEVTLGGVSTAELSSKTMESRKVAGLYFIGEVVDVTGWLGGYNFQWAWASGFAAGNAI from the coding sequence CTGACGCAAGTGTACGACGCCATCATCATCGGCGGCGGTGCCGCGGGGCTTTTTTGTGCGATCGCGGCCGGACGCTGCGGGCGTCGCGTCGTCGTGATCGAACACAACGCCGAAGTTGGCCGGAAGATAATGATCTCGGGCGGCGGACGCTGCAATTTCACGAACCGCGAGGTTTCGGCGGAGAATTTTGTCTCGCGTAATCCGCATTTTTGCCGTTCGGCACTTGCGGGATTTTCGTCCGACGATTTCGTCAGCCTTGTTAAAGATCACCGAATCGCGTTTTACGAGAAAAAGCTCGGCCAGCTTTTTTGCCGCGAATCCTCGCGTCAGATAGTCGATATGCTGTTGGCGGAATGCCGCGATGCGCGTGTTCGCGTTGAGACGTCGTGTTCGGTAATAAGTGTCAGCCGAAATGGCGATGGCGAATTCGAGGCCGTGACGAGCAAAGGCGTTTTCCGTGCACCGAAGCTGGTCATCGCGTGCGGCGGACTATCGTTCCCGAAGATCGGTGCGACAGGTTTCGGCTACGATGTCGCGAGGCAGTTCGGACTCTCGATCGAAGAGACGCGGCCTTCACTCGTAGCGCTGGTCGCTCAGAAAAAGGCAGACGCTCGGCTGGCGGGCATCTCGGTTCACGCGGCGGTTTCGGCGGGCGGCGTTACGTTTCGCGAGAACATACTCTTTACGCATCGCGGTCTGTCCGGCCCTGCGATACTGCAAGCATCGAATTACTGGGATCCGTCAAAGCCCATCGCGATCGATCTGCTGCCGGAAGGCGACATCGTTGAACTACTGGGTGAAGCGGGAAATGCAAAAAAGACGGCATCGAATTTCCTCGCCAAATTTTTCCCCGAACGCCTTGCAGACACGCTGCTACCGCAGAATATTGCCGCGAAACGCATTGCCGAGCTCTCAAAAGCCGACATTGAAACGATCAGGAAAAACATTCACGACCGCCACATTCTTTTCAGCTCGACCGAAGGCTACGGAAGAGCCGAAGTTACGCTCGGCGGCGTTTCGACCGCGGAGCTCTCTTCAAAAACGATGGAAAGCCGGAAAGTCGCGGGACTGTATTTTATCGGCGAGGTCGTTGACGTTACGGGCTGGCTGGGCGGCTACAACTTTCAATGGGCTTGGGCATCGGGTTTTGCCGCCGGCAACGCGATATAA
- a CDS encoding DinB family protein, which yields MSRPETSEYAEFYAGYVGLVPEDDIVQVLDAQNDELRSLFSQFAEEKGTFAYAEGKWTVKQLLSHIIDGERVFAYRFLRISRGDATPLPGFDQDVFVNGTDAHARTLKSLIDEFDHQRRSNVLMISATDEEQMSRTGTASDAAVSARALAWMIAGHTQHHLNILKERYIS from the coding sequence ATGAGCAGACCCGAAACTTCAGAATACGCGGAATTCTACGCCGGCTATGTCGGGCTCGTCCCCGAAGATGACATCGTACAAGTATTGGATGCGCAAAACGACGAACTGCGTTCGTTGTTCTCGCAATTCGCGGAAGAAAAAGGCACATTCGCCTATGCCGAAGGAAAATGGACAGTAAAGCAGCTGCTGAGCCATATTATCGACGGAGAACGCGTTTTCGCGTACAGGTTTTTGCGGATCTCACGCGGTGATGCGACGCCGCTGCCTGGATTCGATCAGGACGTTTTCGTCAACGGGACCGATGCTCACGCCCGCACGCTCAAGAGCCTGATCGACGAATTCGATCATCAGCGGCGTTCAAATGTTCTGATGATTTCCGCAACGGACGAAGAGCAAATGAGCAGGACCGGAACCGCCAGCGACGCCGCGGTCTCCGCACGAGCTCTGGCTTGGATGATAGCGGGACACACGCAGCATCATTTGAACATCCTCAAAGAACGCTACATTTCCTGA
- a CDS encoding YceI family protein: protein MKRMMLTAFAAVLALAVLSQSGAEAVNTTHADRFSEATMNGETATYALDKAHSFIGFKVKHMGLIYVPGYFRDFTGTINYDAQDVSKSTVEFTAKVTSIDTGVAGRDNHLRSKDFFEVETHPDITFKSTKVAKTGDHWMLTGDFTMKGVKKSITFPIKITGWVPANERQGTRMGATAETTINRRDYGITYGNNLPTGVPAISDEVKIEIQLEALAPKAEAKAVQPN from the coding sequence ATGAAAAGAATGATGTTGACCGCTTTTGCGGCGGTTTTGGCTTTGGCGGTGCTTTCACAGAGCGGAGCTGAGGCAGTAAATACGACCCACGCCGACCGCTTTTCAGAAGCGACGATGAACGGCGAAACGGCCACCTACGCGCTCGACAAAGCACACAGCTTCATCGGCTTCAAGGTCAAGCACATGGGCCTGATCTACGTGCCGGGTTATTTCCGCGACTTTACCGGCACTATCAACTACGACGCACAAGACGTCTCTAAATCGACGGTAGAGTTTACCGCAAAGGTAACCAGCATCGACACAGGCGTCGCCGGCCGCGATAACCATCTTCGCTCGAAAGATTTCTTCGAGGTCGAGACACATCCCGACATCACGTTCAAGAGCACAAAGGTCGCAAAAACAGGCGATCACTGGATGCTGACCGGCGATTTCACGATGAAGGGCGTGAAAAAGTCCATCACGTTCCCGATCAAGATCACGGGTTGGGTGCCGGCTAACGAGCGGCAGGGAACCCGCATGGGAGCGACTGCCGAAACCACCATCAATCGCCGCGACTACGGCATCACGTACGGCAACAACTTGCCGACGGGCGTTCCCGCGATCAGCGACGAGGTAAAGATCGAGATCCAGCTCGAGGCACTTGCACCTAAAGCTGAGGCAAAGGCCGTTCAGCCGAACTAA
- a CDS encoding M15 family metallopeptidase, protein MIELISLDDTIWLDIRYAREDNFIGRAVYSEARAFMQPAAAEALVRAHRSLAGDGLGLVIFDGYRPWSVTKLFWDFVTEAQRKYVADPAEGSVHNRGCAVDLSLCELATGRQLPMPSDFDEFTESASPEYMGGTDEERRNRDLLRRAMESQGFTVNANEWWHFDFAGWERYPIMDIAFSQCSVKI, encoded by the coding sequence GTGATCGAACTCATCTCTCTCGACGACACCATTTGGCTGGATATCCGCTACGCCCGTGAGGACAACTTCATCGGGCGTGCGGTGTATTCAGAGGCTCGTGCGTTCATGCAGCCTGCCGCGGCTGAGGCTTTAGTGCGGGCACACCGGTCGCTTGCAGGCGACGGGCTCGGGCTTGTGATCTTCGACGGCTACCGGCCGTGGTCGGTAACAAAACTATTTTGGGATTTCGTGACCGAGGCTCAGCGGAAGTACGTAGCCGACCCTGCAGAAGGCTCCGTTCACAATCGCGGCTGTGCGGTCGATTTGTCACTGTGCGAACTCGCGACGGGGCGGCAGCTGCCGATGCCGTCGGATTTTGATGAGTTCACAGAAAGTGCCTCGCCGGAATATATGGGCGGCACGGACGAAGAACGCCGCAACCGCGACCTGCTGCGGCGAGCGATGGAATCACAAGGATTTACTGTTAATGCCAACGAATGGTGGCATTTTGACTTCGCCGGTTGGGAGAGATATCCGATCATGGACATCGCTTTCTCCCAATGTTCTGTAAAAATTTAG